The genomic stretch CATCCTCACTAAGCAACCTCTCCCTCCCCAGATCCTGTGCACCAAGTCTGAGAACGCCAGGCTGGTGGTGCAAATTGACAATGCCAAGCTGGCTGCCGACGACTTCCGGACCAAGTGAGTTGTTTAGGATCCACACGAGTACCCATTGCTTTTGTTTCTCCTCTAGTTAAAGGAAAGAGATTTCTACAGCTTTCCTAAATGACAGAGCAATCCAGCGGTTGTGAATGATGCTGTAGAGGACTGGGGGAACCAAGTAAAGAATCACAAAACCAGatgaggactcaaaccagcctgtTTAGCTGGGGATCCGTATCGGGCCATGACTTGGCCTccagagctctgtctcctgggtcTACTCCCtgcacaatgtgtgtgtgtgtgtggggggggtggggtggggtgggggacaagcCCACGGGGTCGTCAGAGATCTTCCTGTGTTTCTTAAAGACCTGCCAGTTGCTGCTCTGACCCTGTCCTTGTGCAGGTACGAGACGGAGCTGTCCCTGCGGCAGCTGGTGGAGGCCGACATCAACGGCCTGCGCAGGATCCTGGATGAGCTGACCCTGTGCAAGTCAGACCTGGAGGCGCAGGTGGAGTCCCTGAAGGAGGAGCTGCTCTGCCTCAAGAGGAACCAcgaggaggtgaggctgggacgTGGAGATGGAGAAACGCGACGGGCTGTCGGGCTGAGGCAGGGCGTCCGCGGTTTGGAGAGGCAGAATCAGCACTACGAGTATCAGGCTGAGCCTGTCTTCATACATTTTCTTTCAACACACCCAAACATGGCGACTAAAGAAGAACTGGAGAGAGGCAAAACCTGCCCATGTTCCCTCGCACACTCAACACTAGTGCACCGTGGGCGTCTCCAGAGCGGCTTCGCCAGTGTTTGCTCAGCGTTGAAGCCGGGGTCCCAGCACTGCTGGGCAGAGTCAGTTTTGTCCCCAATCAGACCCCACACGTGGGTCTCCACTGCTTCAGTCTTGGAGAAGAAAGACGGGGAgcttctcctctccctttggGGAGCGGTCGTGACACGCCCTGACTTCTTGCTCGCTCCCAGTGATGGATATACAGCCTCAAGTGGTGCAGCCGGCATTCTGCACCCCGAGGTTCCCGCAGCCAATCTGCAGGCCTGGGAATTGCAGACTAGTCAGTGCGCCCTTCCTTGGCATCCAGCAGAGCCTGGGATGCCTTTTGAAGCCAACACCATGGCACGGCCATGGTGAGGAGGCAGCTGTGGGACACGACTGTAGACAATTTGCCTACGGCTGTCCCAGACAGCTCCCCTTGCCATTTCTTTCCTGGTGAAACGCAGCCATGGGGCTTCCACAGGCAATGCCATTTATGAGAGCCCATTCTTGGCTGAGgttgtgtaactcttgacttttcCCCACCCACAGGAAGTCAACACCCTGCGCTGCCAGATTGGAGACCGCCTCAACGTGGAGGTGGACGCTGCCCCCACCGTGGACCTCAACCGCGTGCTCAACGAGACCAGGTGTCAGTACGAGGCCCTGGTGGAGACCAACCGCAGGGAAGTGGAGGAATGGTTCACCACGCAGGTGCGCACCCGGGACCCCGAGCCCCACGTCCTGCGGGGCCCTTGAGGCAGGGTCTGATCCCATCTTCTCCCCTTGGGCGTTGCAGACCGAGGAGCTGAACAAGCAGGTGGTGTCCAGCTCGGAGCAGCTGCAGTCCTACCAGGCCGAGATCATCGAGCTGCGACGCACGGTCAATGCCCTGGAGATCGAGCTGCAGGCCCAGCACAACCTGGTGGGTACCGCTCACACATGCTGGGGGCACTGCAAAGCCGGGGAGTTGGAGCCGCTAGGGTACCCCTGGGGCCACGTGGCCTCCTTGGCTGTCGAGGGAGAAGCCCCTGGAGAaaccctggagagcagcagctgTGTGACCGCCTTCGTGTTCTGTCCCCCCCAGAGGAACTCCCTGGAAAACACGCTGACGGAGAGCGAGGCGCGCTACAGCTCCCAGCTGTCCCAGGTGCAGTGCATGATCAGCAACGTGGAGTCGCAGCTGGGTGAGATCCGGGCGGACCTGGAGCGGCAGAACCAGGAGTACCAGGTGCTGCTGGACGTGCGGGCCCGGCTGGAGTGCGAGATCAACACGTACCGGGGCCTGCTGGAGAGCGAGGACTGCAAGTGAGTTCACAGCTGTAGGTTCCCGAGGCAGCTGCCGTTGCGAGGGTGCTGCTCGGTTGGATCTGTGCAGGAAGTGCATACCTTGGGAAGGGAATCACGCCTTCACCCCAGGCAGGTGCAAACAGGTCCCAGGAAGCATGCTATGGTCAGCATTCAAAACCTGGAATGGTTTGGGTAGAAGAGTTGTTGGATAGAGAAGCTGACACTGCATAGCCAACTGCATTCTACTGAGATGAGAGTGCACCCCGGTTTGCATCTTGATGTGACACGCGAGCAATGACGTCTCTTATTCTTACAGTGCCGTGTTGTGCAAGGGTCCATTTCCGTGTGCTCCCTTCTCTAGGGTTGCAGTTACTGCCAGGCAGGCTGGATTTGGTTTTCTCTCTGCAGTCTATAGAGGAAGACCCCGGGTCTTGGAGAAGGCCAGTGACTGGCCCCTGGGTCCCAGCTAGGAAAGGACGGAAGTGGCGATGTTAGAGTTTGTGAGTGGCTGTAGTGTTTTGGGACCCTATGGCATAGATACcattagcattgtttttttccaAGTAGGAGAGCCTGTGGCCACTCTCTGTTGAAGGCCAAGCCAGGTCCTGGCGGGCATGGCACTTTTGGGGTCACTCTGATATTTTATTCTAACACTTCCCCAACTCATCCTTGcacttccttcttttcctccagGCTGCCCTGTAACCCCTGTGCCACGACCAATGCGTGCAGCAAGCCCATCGGGCCCTGCGTCTCCAACCCCTGTGTCCCCTGCGCTCCCTCGACCTCCTGCACACCCTGTACCCCACGGCCTCGCTGTGGGCCCTGCAACTCCTTCGTGCGCTAGAAGCCAGGGCATGTGGCAGCAGCTAGGACgcagggcctggggctcagagctgtggcctggccctgggtc from Lepus europaeus isolate LE1 chromosome 18, mLepTim1.pri, whole genome shotgun sequence encodes the following:
- the LOC133776591 gene encoding keratin, type I cuticular Ha1, with product MPYNCCLSSLSCRTSCSSRPCVPPSCHGCTLPGACNIPANVGNCNWFCEGSFNGSEKETMQFLNDRLASYLEKVRQLERENAELESLIQERCQPQEPLLCPSYQSYFRTIEELQQKILCTKSENARLVVQIDNAKLAADDFRTKYETELSLRQLVEADINGLRRILDELTLCKSDLEAQVESLKEELLCLKRNHEEEVNTLRCQIGDRLNVEVDAAPTVDLNRVLNETRCQYEALVETNRREVEEWFTTQTEELNKQVVSSSEQLQSYQAEIIELRRTVNALEIELQAQHNLRNSLENTLTESEARYSSQLSQVQCMISNVESQLGEIRADLERQNQEYQVLLDVRARLECEINTYRGLLESEDCKLPCNPCATTNACSKPIGPCVSNPCVPCAPSTSCTPCTPRPRCGPCNSFVR